From a region of the Panicum virgatum strain AP13 chromosome 2K, P.virgatum_v5, whole genome shotgun sequence genome:
- the LOC120682365 gene encoding probable E3 ubiquitin-protein ligase XERICO, producing MGISSMPEPRDSLLGFLVYNAVISLAALAGLVRAALVFLDLGDWEADGAGSGDRLVSAAGPGPAERMQRVLLCPARLGPIPGVTTTCGAAAAGDDCSVCLAGFGGEAVVNRLPCGHLFHRGCLETWLRYERTTCPLCRAHVPVPADDTPGLRYPECE from the coding sequence atgGGGATCTCGAGCATGCCCGAGCCGCGGGACAGCCTGCTGGGGTTCCTGGTCTACAACGCGGTGATCTcgctggcggcgctggcggggCTGGTCCGGGCGGCGCTGGTGTTCCTCGACCTCGGGGACTGGGAGGCcgacggcgccggcagcggggaCCGCCTCGTGTCCGccgcggggccggggccggcggaGAGGATGCAGAGGGTGCTCCTCTGCCCGGCGCGGCTCGGCCCGATCCCGGGGGTCACGACGacgtgcggcgcggcggcggccggggacgacTGCAGCGTGTGCCTGGCGGGGTTCGGGGGCGAGGCGGTGGTGAACCGGCTCCCCTGCGGGCACCTCTTCCACCGCGGCTGCCTCGAGACCTGGCTCCGGTACGAGCGCACCACCTGCCCGCTCTGCCGCGCCCACGTCCCCGTCCCCGCCGACGACACGCCGGGGCTCCGCTACCCGGAGTGCGAGTGA